agcagggtgccATTTCTTGTAAAGATGGTATATATAGTTTCCTACCCTGATGATCAATCGCGGATAAAAGTTGTAGCAAGGAATTAAGGCTCTGCACTTATTTCAAGCTCTGTACATGGGGAAAAGGGatatgtataggtaatagcatgatttgtagtgatatttggcataaataccacgagtgatatttcaaaattgttttacataatttcacgagccgttaggccaAATATCACGtgcaattcatgctattaattgtttatactacaacctgagaaattcagtcatctaacgcgatgtgtttatttttgtcgagttgttttgcttcgtcggcgagcaaattggttttgaagttcttgttttcggcccaaatcgggtccagacattgagccaggtcgatgtacttttctcagtattttggttttctaaattttcttttagttcttgaatctcctgatttcaaaatctcgaaatctttccgccatttttgcgtaactcgtgcgacgagatgatttggtgattttgggttaccatagtaactgtaattttcatatgtaggtatttcaaattaagctgaaatacctctgccctcagccaatcaaattgcagaaatttctcaggtagtagtataacaTCAGGAACGTCACTCCATGAGCGATGTATTTCATATATGGAAACTGAACATAGTTAAAACTTGTTCTATCCACTTCCATTCGGTCTATCTAACTAATCTATATGGCATTGTCCGGTGAATTGAATGTAGTCTACTTACTTCAGGAATTAATTCCCGCATAAATCACAGTTTTTATCAATTGTAAGTTTGTCAGCAAAAATagaactatttttttttagttgggGGCCTGATAAGGTTTGGCAGAACGTCGACTCGTGAAACCTCGACTTCTTCAACCGCCCCAGTAAGTAAGTTAGAAGTCGACATGTGTCCAAGTCTACGACAagacgaaaaacaacaacaacaaaaagacagAAATATGCAAGGACAAAAACAACAGAGTTACGTGAAGGCATGATATTTACAACATTTTTTCGCCGTCTGCTCtactgagaaaaagagcaaatttTGTTACAAACGGAAACCAAAGAAGGAGacagtttattttctttctaaagccctggtcaaactatcgaacaaagttggatccaacgtccaacattgttggatgtgaatgttgagatagtggcaaaacactactcaacattgctcgacgaaacaagccaccggtgcaagttggtgctaaatttaatttgaaaacatggtggtaacacgcaaaaaaaaaagcggtTGTAGCGTTTAATTCTCGAGCTGTTAGAGGCCCGTCTTAAACGAGGGAAAACTAGCGAATGGCTAAAAGAACGAGCCCAAAAGGGAGGGTTCCAAACTATAATAAAATTATCGCTGCAGGATACGCCTGCATTTAAGGAGATCATGCAAATGAGCCcggatcagttcaaagaaattttgaacgcaactgAACCGGACATATGCAAACAGAGCACCAAAGTGGTCGGTGAACTGATTGTTCCCGTTAAAAGATGAGCTTTAACGCTCAGATTTATGGCTActggtgagagtttttggtcccttcattttcaatttaggatcAGCAGACCTGCAATATCTTATATTGTTACGGAAGTGTGTGAAGCGATACCCAAAAAGCTGGGCCcttcttatttaaaagtgccttcgtctgaggaagaacggttacagatcgcaaaacagtttgaagagaaatggaaacatattaccctccaacctcctccaaactagggatctctttagggagtttaagatctacgacgcgacgacagcgacaacgccacaaattttgcatatgtGATGAACCAAAGCAAtacctttgcacgcccttcacgtgcttttattatttctgtacatttcttccccgttctcggcaaatctgcgacgtgaaaagaccatttctcaagttttaacgagaacgtgaacacactggcgcaaattggaattttctttcctagccttgacaccgcacctctaaattcagttcctgagtagtcctgGTAGCTTTTAAAAGTTACACAAACCGACATAATGACCAAAACGATTGACAAACGTGAAATTGCAATTTTGaacgacgttttcgctaccgtcgcgtcgtagatcttaataTCCCTATTTTTTCGATGCTTACGAAAGTAAACTATTGTAAATGCCTTGATTTATACTTTCGGGGTTCCGCCCCCAATTCTTGATCCTATACAGTTTTGTTTGTAATCATTCGATCTTTGTTTAGAATTTAACCTTTAGTTTTACTTAAATTGTGATTTTCAGTTACGAGATCTCTCATTTTTGTTGATTCGAAATAAATGTATGtaaacctttgcacgcccttcacgtgcttttattatttctgtgtATTTCTTCCCCGTTCTCGgaaaatctgcgacgtgaaatgaccatttctcaagttttaacgagaacgtgaacacactggcgcaaattggaattttctttcctagcctttacactgcacctctaaattcagttcctgagtagttgTGTTAGCATTcgaaagttacacaaactgaaaTAATGGCCAAAACGATTAACAAACCTGaccttgcaattttgagcgacgtttcgctaccgtcgcgtcgtagatcttaaactcgcTATTAATTGTAATTAAATTATAAACACACGCGAGAAGCCTGGGCCTTAATTCGTGATTGGCTAGGAGGGCGAACGTGACCTGCTTGAGGAACTTTGttggaagagcggcaaaacactctaacattttttcgtcTACCAGAATTGTTGGGAgaaatgtttgaccaaaagcaaactctatccaacatttgatcgagcaaaaattcttcaaacatcatccaacatgggcggccaaacggtctaacaatgttggatcgagcaaagttggaacgttgaatccaactttgttcgatagtttggccagggctttAAAACCTGTGATTTTACGGAATTTTAGCTTTTCATCGAGATCAAGTGTGAAAATGTATATCGTCTGAAGAAATTAATGATGGttttattttttggaattgACGAAAGGAACTGTTAAACGCGAGTTCTACTAAACGAGACACTAATTTATTTCGGAAAAAAGTACAAAATCTGCTGAAGACGAATGCAGCCACCGCTAATCTTTGTTCCGTGGAAATATTCTTCATTGAATTGATGGTCCCCGTTAAAGAgcgtattttatttttaaattacaaaaattgTAACTAGTCTGAGctgaaatcaataatttattggaaTTACATCTTAAGTCAAAATTACCTATTCAAAGAAATGCGTGTGAACGCCATGTGTTCAATATGCTAATTATACCATTGATGTCGTGTTTGACTTTGACTTTGACAATATTGAAGCTTGCAGCAGGCACTAAACACAATTCCTATTTTTGCATCTTCTACGTTCGATATATTCGCAAATTCTAATGTACTGCATTCTTTCTCCCAATTATCCGCAATGAACTAGGAACTGAGTTGTTTTAGTCACTATTAACGGGCTAATAACTAGGAATATAGCTGAATACAGGTAAAGTGTTATTAACATTTAATATTATTACGTCATATTCTGCTTTAGATTCAAGTTCGCAGTAAGATTTGGTTCCTAAATAGAAGCACCGATATTGAATTGTCTATGACCTTCCACCCTGGCATCACGAACGACTTGCGCGAAGCATTTTATGGCGGTAAGACTTTCTTAATCTGGAGAGAGCTGTACCCTAGGTTGTATCACCACCTTATGGTGAGGTTTCTCTCTTAACTCATTCTCTACCTTCTTTTGCTTTCTGAACCTGTTCGGAAAAAAAGAATGTTTCCGTATTTTACCAATGCATTAGTATTCATCCTCTCTGGCAAGACAACGATCCATAATCTACACCGATTAATTCCTTCTGATCGTCTGAAAATCAGACCGTGTGTTCTTTGTTGACAACCTCTTGCGTCGGCTGTCTGTTGATGATGTTACCACTCTTTTCTAGCCCTCTTTCGATTTagtaaaaaatgttctttttatctctttccagaagtcttgtttgaaaaatgtgtaaagtagcGGGTTGATAGCCGATGCGAGGTATTTGGTGATTGTAATGATTTTCGCTGCATTCTTAACGAGATTCCCGTTTGGTTTCATCCACTCCAAATGAGTTATCGAGTAGAAGAGATGCAAAACGAACCAAGGTAACCAGCATAATGCAAATACACTTGCCATGGTAGCAAAAATGACCAAACATTTgagttcattttccttttttctataCACTCTACCACTCTTAGGTTTCCTTTTCTTGAATACCTTCCTAAACATGGTAACATATGACGACAACATTAAAGTATAGGGAACTATAAAAACGACAACAAGgcagaaaacattgaaaatgaaTTCCAGCAATAAAGCAATCTTCTTACTTGATAATCTGTTGGCAAACCAGAAAATGGGAGAAGCTGCTATGAGGCCGGAGATCAACCATGCCCCAGTTATGGCTAAAAGCATCGTCCTCGTTTTGATTACACGGTACCTCAAAGGCCGCATTACAGCCATGTACTTCTCAGCAGTTATCAATAGTATGTGGAAAGCTGCAGTGATGGCGACAAAATTGTGTGAAACTTCCATTGTGCAAACCAAGGCGAAGT
The Acropora muricata isolate sample 2 chromosome 3, ASM3666990v1, whole genome shotgun sequence genome window above contains:
- the LOC136911001 gene encoding octopamine receptor beta-2R-like, whose amino-acid sequence is MYAENSSNITPTNNEAREQNFDTLPQLIPIGILVILTNGLVFLLFYKRQSLRKAANYLLLSLAICDFLNGSLNIILLLVVFIPTVPKYGTTYFALVCTMEVSHNFVAITAAFHILLITAEKYMAVMRPLRYRVIKTRTMLLAITGAWLISGLIAASPIFWFANRLSSKKIALLLEFIFNVFCLVVVFIVPYTLMLSSYVTMFRKVFKKRKPKSGRVYRKKENELKCLVIFATMASVFALCWLPWFVLHLFYSITHLEWMKPNGNLVKNAAKIITITKYLASAINPLLYTFFKQDFWKEIKRTFFTKSKEG